The segment GTCGGCCACCTGGCCGGCCAAGCGGCACATCGCCCGGTTCACCGCGGCCAGGTAGATGGGGATGGATGAGGGGAGCGGCGGCGGGGTGAAGAAGGGCGTCATGAGCGAGAGCCGGTAGCACGGGCCCTCGTGCCGCAGCGGGCCTCCGGTGCGCCAGGCCTGCCACACCGCCCGGATGGCCGCCACCGTGTCGCGCATGCGCAGGAGCGGCGGGTCGAACGGCATGCCGAAGCGCCGTTCCACGTGCGCCCGCACCTGCGAGCCGAGCCCCAGGACGAAGCGGCCGCCGGAGAGCAGGGCCAGGTCCCAGGCGGCGTAGGCCAGGGCGGTGGGGCTGCGCACGAAGGCCAGCGCGATGGCCGTCCCGACGAGCGGCCGGGTGGTGTGGGCCGCGGCCAGCGCGGCCCCGAGCAGCGGGTCGTGGGCGATCTCGGGGAGCCACAGGGCGTGCACCCCCGCCGCTTCGGCCGCCCGGGCCGCCGCCGCCACCGTGCGCGGGTCGGCGGAGAGGTGCGCGTCCAGGAGCGGGGCGGGGCGCGTCACGGCAGGAGTTCCGAGGTCTCGAACCGAACCGGGACGGGTACGGGAGAGGGCGGGACGACAATTCGGGTGCTGAATGAAGCTCTCGGGAGCGCTGCTCCTGACGGTGGTGCTCCTGGCATCACCGAGTCGTAGCGCCAGCGGACAATCATCGGCCCTCCGCCTCGTCGTGAACGGCCAGGCGGTCCCCCTGGCCGCGTCGCCTATCGCCTACAACGGGCAGGTCGTGGTCCCCCTCCCGGGGATCTTCGAGCCCTTCGGCGCGGCCGCCGCCTGGCTGCCCGAGGAGCGCGCCATCCTCATCAGCAACCGCACGCGCACGACCATCCGGCTGCGCCTCAACGACCCCTACGCGCTGGTGAACGGCCAGCAGCGCCTGCTGCCGGTCCCGGCGCTGCTGCTGCGGGACCTCCCCTATATTCCGGCCCTCGCCGTCTTCGGCCTGCTTGGTGCCTGGACCCACCTGGACGAGCGGGAGGGCGTCCTCTACGCGAACTCCGTTGTCACCGGCGTGACGGTGCAGCGCACCGGCGGGACCGTGCGCCTGGTCGTGGGTGCCACCGGGCCCGTCCAGGTGGAGACGCGCACGCTGACCAACCCGGACCGCGTCGCCCTCGACCTCCGCCACGCCGTCTTCCGTCAGACCGACCAGGAGGTGCCGGTCGGCGAGGGCGGCATCCTGCGCGCGCGCATCTCGCAGTTCCAGACGAAACCCTACGTCACCCGCATCGTCCTCGACCTGGCCCAGCCGGTGGAGGTGCGGCTGGCGGAGAGCCCCACCGCCTTCGACCTGACGGTCGAGGTCCGGCCCCGACCCGCAACCGGGCGACCAGCTCAGGCGGTCCCCCCGCCCGCCACCTCCCCGGCCGCGCCGCCCGCACCGTCCGCTTCGCCCGCGTCTCCGCCGGGGGCGCCCGGGTCGTCGCCGGCCGCCGCCCCGTCTGGGTCACCCCCCGCGGCGGGCTCGCCCGCCGCGCCGCCCGACGCCGCGGGGCCACCCGGGGGGGCGACGCCGGGGACGACGGGCATCCGCATCCTCCAGGTGCGCGTCGAGGCCGGTCCCGTCACCCGCGTGGTGGTCGAAGGCACCGGGCCGATGCAGCCCGTGGTGCGCGAGCTCCCTGACCCCGACCGGCTGGTGGTGGACATCCCCGACAGCGTCTTCGTGCCGGTCAAGCAGGAGATCCCCGTGGGAACGCCAGCGATCGAGAACGTCCGGGCGGCGCAGTTCCAGGCGGACCCCGACATCACCCGCGTCGTGGTCACGCTGCGCCGCAAGGTCCCCTACACCATCGCCGCCGAGGGGACCACCCTGGTCATTACCCTCACGGACGGCCCGGTGCGCGGCCACGTGGTCGTCGTCGACCCGGGCCACGGGGGGCGCGACCCCGGGGCCATCGGCCCCACCGGCCTGGTGGAGAAAGAGGTCAACCTGGACATCGCCCTGCGGCTGCGCCGACTGCTCGTCGGGGACGGCATCCGCGTCGTGATGACCCGCGAGACGGACGCCACGGTGGAGCTCCCCGACCGCGTGCGCATCGCCCGGGAGCGGGGCGGGACCGTCTTCGTCTCCATCCACGCCAACGCCCACGCCCGGGGCGGCCCCATCCAGTCGGGCACGGAGACGTACTTCCTCAATGCGCACAGCCAGGCGCTGGCCCAGCTCGTGCAGGACGAGCTCGTCCGGGCGCTGGGGCTGCCCAACCGCGGCGTGAAGACGGCGAACTTCTACGTCCTGCGCGAGAGCACCATGCCGGCGATCCTGGTCGAGGTGGCCTTCATCTCCCACCCGGCGGAGGAGGCGCGGCTGCGCGAGGACGCCTTCCGCGAGCGCGTCGCCGAGGCCATCGCCCGCGGGGTGGCCCGCTTCCTGGTGGTCTTCCCGGTCCCCGCCGGGCATTGACCCCAGCGATGCGTCTCACCATCCTCGGCCGCTGGAGCCCCTATCCGCCGGCCGGAGGCGCCTCTCCGGGCTACCTGCTCGAGGCCGAAGGACAGCGCCTCCTGCTGGAGTGCGGGACCGGCGTGCTGGGCAACCTCCAGCGCGTGACTGGCGAGATCGCCCTGCAGGGCGTGGTGGTCTCCCACCTCCACCCGGACCACGTCCTCGACCTCTTCGCCCTGAAGCAGGCGCTGCACTTCGGGGGTCCGCGGCCCGCCCCGCCCCTGCCGCTGCTCGGCCCGCCGGGGGCGCTGGACCGCCTCCCGGCCTGGCTGGGCCCGGAGGAGCAGGCGCGCTTCCGTGAGCGCTTCCTCTTCATCCCCATGGCCGACGGGCGCTCGGCGCGCCTGGGGCCCTTCGTCCTGCGGTTCGCTCAGACCAGCCACCCGGTCCCGTGCTTCGCCGTGCGCGTCGAGGCCGGGGGGCGGGTCCTGGCCTACTCGGCGGACACCGGCCCTTCGGAACGCGTGCCCCTGCTGGCCCGCGAGGCCCACCTCTTCCTCTGCGAAGCCACGCTGCGGGAAGCCGACGAAGAGCACAGCCTGCGGCTCGGGCACCTCTCCGGGCGCATGGCCGGCCACATGGCCGCCGCCGCCGACGCCGGCATCCTGCTGCTCACCCACTTCTTCACGCCCTACGGCGACTACACCGAGGAGGCCGCCGCCGGGGCGGCGAAGGAGTTCGCCGGCGAGGTCCGGATCGCCCGAGAGCTCGACGTTTACGAGGTCTGAGGCCGCGTCGGCGCGCCCGCCGGTGCCGCCATGGTGGGCCGCCATCCCGGGTGAGGAGCATTCCATGCCGCGCCACGACGGGCGCCAGCCCGACGAACTGCGCCCCGTGACCATCACGCGCGGGTTCATCCCGCACGCCGAGGGGTCGGTGCTGATCACCCTGGGGAGCACGCGCGTGGTCTGCACCGCCACCGTGGAGGAGCGCCTGCCCCAGTGGCTGCGCGGGGCGGGGCAGGGGTGGATCACCGCCGAGTACGGCATGCTCCCGCGGGCCACGCAGGAGCGCACCCCGCGCGAGGGCGGGCGGCCGTCGGGGCGCACCATGGAGATCCAGCGCCTCATCGGGCGCTCGCTGCGCGCGGCGGTGGACCTGCAGAAGCTGGGCGAGCGCACCATCTGGATCGACTGCGACGTCATCCAGGCCGACGGGGGGACGCGCACCGCCGCCATCACCGGCGCCTTCGTCGCCCTGGTGGACGCGCTCCACCTGCTGCGCCGCTCCCAGGCGCTGGCCTGGTGGCCGCTGCGGGAGTTCCTGGCCGCCACCAGCGTGGGCATCGTCGAGGACCAGATGGTCCTCGACCTGGACTTCTACGAGGACTCCCGCGCCCGGGTGGACATGAACCTGGTCATGACCGAGTCGGGCCGCCTGGTAGAGATCCAGGGGACGGCGGAGGGCCTGCCCTTCACCCGGCCGGAGCTGCTCACCCTCCTGACCCTAGGGGAGAAGGGGATCAAGACGCTCATCGCGCACCAGAAGGCCGTCCTGGCCGACGTCCTCGGTCCGTCGGCGCGGACGTGAGGGAGGCCGGGCGGCAGAAGAGGCGCGGGGTTACCGTCGGCGAGCACGCCAGACCCCACGGGAAGCGACACCGCCGGGCTCAAACGGCTTTCCGCCGCCCGGACCCGCCTGTCAGTCGTGCCGCTCGCCGGCCTGCACCTAGACCGCCGTCGGGTGCGCCACCAGGCGACGACCATCGTTGTAGGCGAACAGGAGGCGGTTGGCGTCGAGGAGGATCACCGGTGGAATCTTCATGATGTCAACGGGGAGGTTCATCCTTGTCCTGGCCACGCGCAACCCGGGCAAGATTGCGGAGCTCGGTGCGCTGCTTGGGGCGTTGCCGCTGGAGGTGCGCTCCCTGCGGGACTTTCCCCAGGTGGACGAGCTGCCCGAGGCGAGCGAGACCTACGTCGGCAACGCGGTGAGCAAGGCGGTGGCGGCGGCCCGGGCCACGGGGTATCCGGCGCTGGCGGACGACTCCGGCCTGGAGGTGGACGCGCTGGGCGGGGAGCCCGGCGTGCACTCGGCCCGCTTCCTCGGCCCGACCGCCACCGACGTCCAGCGCAACGCGGAGATCCTGGCGCGGCTGCGCGGTGTCCCCCCCGAGCGGCGCACCGCGCGCTTCCGGGCCGTGGTGGCGGTGGCCACCCCCGACGGGACCGTTCGGGCCTTCGAGGGGGTGGTGGAGGGACGCATCGCCGAGGCGCCCGCGGGCGAAGGGGGGTTTGGCTACGATCCCATCTTCCTGGTGCCGGAGTACGGGCGGACGATGGCGGAGCTCCCGCCCGGGGTGAAGAACCGCATCAGCCACCGGGCCCGTGCCGTGCGGGCCGCCATCCCTCACCTGCTGGACCTGGCACGTGCCGTCTCTGCCTCGCCACCCGACTCGTGAACGCGGCGCAGAATGCGGCGACCCGCGCCGTGGAGGAGCAGCTGCGGGCCGCCTTTGGGCAGGGCCGGGACGACCGCGTGCAGTTCCCCCCTCTCCGCAGGCCCGCGCTCCCAGCCCGAGCCGGACGTGGCCGTCGTCCCGGGACACTTCCGCGACTACCGCACCCGACATCCCGAGAGCGCCGTGAGGGGGTGCTGGAAGTCTACCGGGATCCCGGACCGGACCCCCAGGGCCGCACCCGCTACCGGAGCAAGGCGCGCCTGGGTCCGTCCGCCGCCGTGACCCCGCTCGCCCGCCCCGACGCGGTCATCCGCGTCGCCGACCTCCTCCCCGGGTCCTGGCCGTCCGGGCCCGCCGGGCCGGCGTAGCCTCCCCGCCGTCCGAGAGCGCCGTCGCCCGCAGGGCCTCGTCCAGCGTCTGGTCCACCTGGCTCATGTCGGCCCAGGGGTCTCCGCGCTCGGCCAGGCGCTGCGGCACGCTCTGCCAGGTGAAGGTCAGCGGGTCCNNNNNNNNNNNNNNNNNNNNNNNNNNNNNNNNNNNNNNNNNNNNNNNNNNNNNNNNNNNNNNNNNNNNNNNNNNNNNNNNNNNNNNNNNNNNNNNNNNNNCGCCCTCGATCCCGTCGGGGAAGCGGCGCAGCGTCAGCGGCCGGTCGCGCAGGTGCGGCAGGATCCACCGGTGGACCTGGAGGTAGTAGCGGATCAGGTCCCCCTTGGTCAGGCCGAGCTCGGGCCAGAAGACCTTGTCCAGGTTGGTGAAGGTCACGGGCAGGTCGAGGCGCGCCAGCTCGGCCGCGACCGCGCCCGCCTCTGACCCTGCCGCCCCTGCGTCGGCCCCTGCTGCGCCCCGGCCCGCTGCACCCGCGGGGGCCGCAGCGGCCTCGACCGGCGCCTCGGAGGTCCGAGGCGGACGGACCTCCTCGAGGCGCAGCGACGCCGGAACGACGTCCTCGACCACGCCTGTGAAGACCGGGTTGCGCAGGTAGCCGTCGTCGGTCCACTCGGTGAACTCCACGCCGACGACGAGCTCCGGCTCCACCCAGGTCGCCGGCTCGTTCACCAGGGGGCGCGTGGCGAAGGGCGGGTCGGGGCGCACGAGCGGGGTGAGGCGGCGCAGGACCTCCCGGAGGTCGGCCTCGGTGAACCCGCCGCCCACGTGCCCGATGTACTGCAGCCGCCCCCGCGCGTCGTAGAGCCCGACCAGGAGCGCCCCGAAGGTGGCGCGGCGGGCGTCGCGGCCGGCCGTGTAGCCCCCCACCACCGCCTGGAGGGTCCGCCGCACCTTGATCTTCACCCAGGCGCCGCTGCGCCGGCCCGGCTCGTACGGGCTGTCGAGGCGCTTGCCCATGATGCCCTCCAGCCCCTGCGCCTGGGCGGCCCGGTAGAAGGCCACTCCCTCGCCCGGGAAGGCCTCGGAGCGCCACAGCACCGGCCCCGGGGGCAGGACCGCCTGGAGGACCTGGCGGCGCTCGCGCAGCGGCCGGGCCAGCAACGCATGCCCGTGGTAGTAGAGGACGTCGAAGACGACGTAGACCACCGGGACGCGGCGGCGTGCCTCGGCCACGTCCTCGGGCCGCTGCAGGTTGAGGCGCTGCTGGAGGCGCTGGAAGCTCGGACGCCCCTGGGGGTCGAGGGCGATGATCTCGCCGTCGAGGACGACGTCCGGCAGGTCGGCGGCGTGGAGCGCTTCGACCACCTCCGGGTACTGGCGGTTGAGCGGGTTGAGGCGGCGCGACTGGAGGAGCACCGTCCGCTCGACGCCCTGACGGCGCAGGTAGGCCAGCGCGCGCACCCCGTCCCACTTCACCTCGAAGAGCCAGGCGGGGTCGTCGAAGGGCTCGTCGCGCAATCGGGCCAGCATGGGGAGGAGCCCCT is part of the Armatimonadota bacterium genome and harbors:
- a CDS encoding MBL fold metallo-hydrolase encodes the protein MRLTILGRWSPYPPAGGASPGYLLEAEGQRLLLECGTGVLGNLQRVTGEIALQGVVVSHLHPDHVLDLFALKQALHFGGPRPAPPLPLLGPPGALDRLPAWLGPEEQARFRERFLFIPMADGRSARLGPFVLRFAQTSHPVPCFAVRVEAGGRVLAYSADTGPSERVPLLAREAHLFLCEATLREADEEHSLRLGHLSGRMAGHMAAAADAGILLLTHFFTPYGDYTEEAAAGAAKEFAGEVRIARELDVYEV
- a CDS encoding TIGR03617 family F420-dependent LLM class oxidoreductase, with translation MTRPAPLLDAHLSADPRTVAAAARAAEAAGVHALWLPEIAHDPLLGAALAAAHTTRPLVGTAIALAFVRSPTALAYAAWDLALLSGGRFVLGLGSQVRAHVERRFGMPFDPPLLRMRDTVAAIRAVWQAWRTGGPLRHEGPCYRLSLMTPFFTPPPLPSSIPIYLAAVNRAMCRLAGQVADGIHVHPFHTRAYLEEVILPAVRRGCARAGRAPQAVTVAVSVIVAPTDGPDADRLLTEARRLVAFYASTPAYRPVLAHHGWERLGERLSRLAAAGRWDEMGTLVTDEVLETVAVVAPRTQLMERLLARGAGAADRIAPHHPFAPGDPLWQALLL
- a CDS encoding N-acetylmuramoyl-L-alanine amidase family protein; protein product: MKLSGALLLTVVLLASPSRSASGQSSALRLVVNGQAVPLAASPIAYNGQVVVPLPGIFEPFGAAAAWLPEERAILISNRTRTTIRLRLNDPYALVNGQQRLLPVPALLLRDLPYIPALAVFGLLGAWTHLDEREGVLYANSVVTGVTVQRTGGTVRLVVGATGPVQVETRTLTNPDRVALDLRHAVFRQTDQEVPVGEGGILRARISQFQTKPYVTRIVLDLAQPVEVRLAESPTAFDLTVEVRPRPATGRPAQAVPPPATSPAAPPAPSASPASPPGAPGSSPAAAPSGSPPAAGSPAAPPDAAGPPGGATPGTTGIRILQVRVEAGPVTRVVVEGTGPMQPVVRELPDPDRLVVDIPDSVFVPVKQEIPVGTPAIENVRAAQFQADPDITRVVVTLRRKVPYTIAAEGTTLVITLTDGPVRGHVVVVDPGHGGRDPGAIGPTGLVEKEVNLDIALRLRRLLVGDGIRVVMTRETDATVELPDRVRIARERGGTVFVSIHANAHARGGPIQSGTETYFLNAHSQALAQLVQDELVRALGLPNRGVKTANFYVLRESTMPAILVEVAFISHPAEEARLREDAFRERVAEAIARGVARFLVVFPVPAGH
- the ligD gene encoding non-homologous end-joining DNA ligase → MGLDTYRRKRRFEQTPEPTGEVRPSAGPLRFVVQEHHATRFHHDVRLEMEGVLRSWAVPKGVSLDPAHKRLAVLVEDHPLDYIDFEGVIPEGNYGAGVVMVWDRGTYRCLEGDPAEAFRRGKLTVVLEGQKLRGEFHLVRTGGRRRAPDGGALGGENAWLLFKGKDAFAVPGWTLPQPARSVKSGRTIEEIRTDRSAQWTTTPLETPAARAAPADSPHRQTAAAPPPGEAESLRALGLDRPGQDPFPEGLLPMLARLRDEPFDDPAWLFEVKWDGVRALAYLRRQGVERTVLLQSRRLNPLNRQYPEVVEALHAADLPDVVLDGEIIALDPQGRPSFQRLQQRLNLQRPEDVAEARRRVPVVYVVFDVLYYHGHALLARPLRERRQVLQAVLPPGPVLWRSEAFPGEGVAFYRAAQAQGLEGIMGKRLDSPYEPGRRSGAWVKIKVRRTLQAVVGGYTAGRDARRATFGALLVGLYDARGRLQYIGHVGGGFTEADLREVLRRLTPLVRPDPPFATRPLVNEPATWVEPELVVGVEFTEWTDDGYLRNPVFTGVVEDVVPASLRLEEVRPPRTSEAPVEAAAAPAGAAGRGAAGADAGAAGSEAGAVAAELARLDLPVTFTNLDKVFWPELGLTKGDLIRYYLQVHRWILPHLRDRPLTLRRFPDGIEG
- a CDS encoding DNA polymerase domain-containing protein, whose product is DPLTFTWQSVPQRLAERGDPWADMSQVDQTLDEALRATALSDGGEATPARRARTARTRGGGRRRG
- the rph gene encoding ribonuclease PH, which produces MPRHDGRQPDELRPVTITRGFIPHAEGSVLITLGSTRVVCTATVEERLPQWLRGAGQGWITAEYGMLPRATQERTPREGGRPSGRTMEIQRLIGRSLRAAVDLQKLGERTIWIDCDVIQADGGTRTAAITGAFVALVDALHLLRRSQALAWWPLREFLAATSVGIVEDQMVLDLDFYEDSRARVDMNLVMTESGRLVEIQGTAEGLPFTRPELLTLLTLGEKGIKTLIAHQKAVLADVLGPSART
- the rdgB gene encoding RdgB/HAM1 family non-canonical purine NTP pyrophosphatase; the encoded protein is MSTGRFILVLATRNPGKIAELGALLGALPLEVRSLRDFPQVDELPEASETYVGNAVSKAVAAARATGYPALADDSGLEVDALGGEPGVHSARFLGPTATDVQRNAEILARLRGVPPERRTARFRAVVAVATPDGTVRAFEGVVEGRIAEAPAGEGGFGYDPIFLVPEYGRTMAELPPGVKNRISHRARAVRAAIPHLLDLARAVSASPPDS